The Lycium ferocissimum isolate CSIRO_LF1 chromosome 10, AGI_CSIRO_Lferr_CH_V1, whole genome shotgun sequence genome window below encodes:
- the LOC132035234 gene encoding stemmadenine O-acetyltransferase-like: protein MEKKIEIISKQLIKPSVCHVESFNFSALDQLASPTHYPIFLYYPHDQESTNLSTRSLQLKVPCPKFLLIFILFFGRLINDNTSISYNNSKDDDFGVLFIEAFTHNYNLQEILLSGSKTNTLEQFVPPMDSLLKTHLLVVQVTVFECGGMILGCLVSHKLSDASSICTFINNWAAAARGANNSNSLTPDFTSVVKVFPPTKQPSPLPFANPVGGEEKQIITKIFSFDGPSIADLKSKALSKDVPGPTSVEAVSALIWKCATVSSKSSTGMSTLSLVVNLRKRLVPSLPGGTIGNLLAFFVATKSNERDKNDLSNLVTILRKGLLEFPSLNWDVALDHIVENWNKLDLISRNNDTEFYSFSSWCGVPFYEADFGWGKPKWISTMIQYKNLIVLMDAKDGGIEAWVCLEVKHMSEFEQNPDLLDFATTK, encoded by the coding sequence ATGGAGAAAAAGATAGAGATAATATCAAAACAGTTGATTAAGCCATCAGTTTGTCATGTTGAATCCTTCAATTTTTCTGCTCTAGATCAACTAGCCTCTCCTACTCACTATCCAATTTTTTTATACTATCCACATGATCAAGAATCAACCAATTTATCAACTAGATCCCTACAACTAAAAGTTCCTTGTCCAAAATTCTTGCtgatttttatccttttctttggTAGATTAATCAATGACAACACTTCAATCAGTTACAATAATTCTaaagatgatgattttggaGTGTTGTTTATTGAAGCTTTTACACATAACTACAACCTCCAAGAAATTCTTCTTTCAGGGAGCAAAACAAACACCTTAGAGCAATTTGTCCCACCAATGGATTCACTATTGAAAACTCATTTGCTGGTTGTTCAAGTCACAGTCTTCGAGTGTGGAGGCATGATCCTAGGTTGTTTGGTTTCTCACAAGCTATCTGATGCTAGCTCTATTTGCACTTTCATCAATAATTGGGCAGCCGCGGCTCGAGGTGCTAATAATTCGAATTCTTTGACCCCTGATTTTACATCCGTGGTCAAAGTCTTCCCACCAACTAAACAACCGTCGCCATTGCCATTTGCGAATCCTGTTGGTGGTGAAGAGAAGCAAATCATTACGAAGATTTTCTCGTTTGATGGGCCTAGCATAGCGGATCTCAAGTCTAAGGCTCTGAGTAAGGATGTACCGGGTCCTACAAGTGTTGAAGCAGTGTCGGCTCTGATATGGAAGTGTGCGACCGTCTCATCTAAAAGCAGTACTGGTATGTCTACCTTATCCCTCGTAGTGAACCTCAGGAAAAGGCTTGTACCTTCATTGCCCGGTGGGACCATTGGAAACTTACTTGCCTTTTTTGTGGCTACTAAAAGTAATGAGAGAGACAAAAATGACTTATCAAATCTTGTGACCATCTTGAGAAAAGGTTTATTAGAGTTCCCTAGTTTAAATTGGGATGTGGCTTTGGACCACATAGTTGAGAATTGGAACAAGTTAGATCTTATATCAAGAAACAATGACACAGAGTTTTATAGTTTTTCTAGTTGGTGTGGGGTACCATTTTATGAAGCAGATTTTGGATGGGGGAAGCCAAAATGGATAAGCACTATGATTCAATACAAGAATTTAATTGTTCTCATGGATGCAAAAGATGGTGGGATAGAAGCCTGGGTTTGTTTAGAGGTAAAACATATGTCAGAGTTTGAGCAAAACCCAGATTTACTAGATTTTGCGACCACCAAATAA